The genomic interval CGCCTGGCTGGACCACACCGGCGCCAGCGGAGGCCGCGACGCGGAGGCCAGGTTCCAGATGCCCAGCAGGGACACGCCCAGCACGCAGATGATGAGGCCCCAGGGGACGTGGGGCACCATCCGCCGCTCAATCCTGAGTTGCATGCGTGTCCTCCGACTCCTCGTCGCGCTGCGGCAGCTTGGGGGGACGCACGCCGCGCGTCAGGGTCGCCTCGTCGGGTGACGGCGCGCGCGTGAGCGTGGGCGTGTAGGGCTGGTTGGGCCTGGGCGGCGGAGCGGTGGCGTCCAGCTTCTTCAGGTCCATGTACTTCTGGATGACGGCCATCGCGGTGGGCGCGGCGTCCGCGCCACCATGGCCTCCGTGCTCGTTGAGCACCACCACGGCGAGCTCCGGCTTGTCCGCCGGGGCGAAGCCCGCGAACCACGCATGGTCTCGCTCGAAGAAGCTCATCTGGTACGTCTTGAGGCGGACCGCGCCCAGGCGCGCCACCTGCGCGGTGCCCGTCTTCGCCGCGATCTTGATGTCCAGGTCTCGCATCACCTTGAGGCGAGAGCGGTAGGCGGTGCCTCCCGGCTCATGGGCCACCTTCACCAGGCCCTCAATCACCGCCTTCAGGTGGGCCGCGGGCAGCTCCACCTTGCGCACCACCTCCGGCTTGAACTCCTCGACGACCTGGCCGTCCAGGTTCTCCAGCCGCTGCACCAGCTGCGGCTTGTAGAGCGTGCCGCCGTTGGCGATGGCCGCATAGACGAGCGCGAGCTGGAGCGGCGTGACGTTGTTGTCGCCCTGGCCGATGGAGCTGTTGAGCGCCATGCCCTTGGTGTAGCCGCCGGGTGAGGCTTTGTCGTGGTAGGCGGTGGTGGGCATGATGCCCGGCACCTCGGCCACCACGTTGATGCCCGTGGGACTGCCCAGGCCCAGCGACTTGCCCATCTCGCCAATGGGGTCCAGGCCGATGGTGTCCGCGACCTTGTAGAACCACGTGTCGCAGGAGCTCTTCATCGCCGCCAGTCCATCGACCAGGCCGTGGCCGCGGTCCAGGTGGCAGCGCCACGTGCGCGCGCCCAGGCGGTAGCCGCCCGGGCAGTTCACCATCGTCTCCGGACGGAAGGCGCCGGACTTGAATGCCGCCAGCGCGGTGACGACCTTGAACGTGGAGCCCGGGCTGTAGTGCTCCGCGGCCACGCGGTTGATCATCGGCTCCAGCGGGTCTCGAGACAGCTGCGCCATCTGCGCGGGAGTCACCCGTCCCGTCAGGAGGTTCGGGTCGAAGCCCGGCCGCGATACCAGCGCGCGGATGAAGCCCGTGTTGACGTCGACGGCCACCACCGCGCCCGTCACGCCGGGGAACGCGCGCTCCGCCTCTTCTTGCAAGCGCATGTCGATGGACAACACCAGGTTGCTGCCCGCCTTGGGCTGCACCACCGCGTTGTCGCCCAGCTTGACGTTGAGCTCCTCGATCTTCTGGCCGCGGGCGTTGACCACCTCCTTGCGCACGCCATCCGAGCCTCGCAGGCGCTGCTCGAAGTATCGCTCCAGCCCGCGCCGGCCGATGTAGTCCCCCAGCGCGTAGCGCGAGCCGTCTGCGTTGAGCCGGTCGAGCTCCTCCTGGGTGATTTCGTTCATGTAGCCCAGCACGTGCGACAGCACCGTGTTGGTCCGGTAGTGGCGGTGCGGAACGGGCGCCACCTCCACGCCATCCAGGATGTCGCGCCGCGCGGCCAGCCGGTCGTACTCATCCCGCGTGAGGTCCACGCGCACCGGCACCGGTTGGAAGGGCGCGTTGCGCCGGCCCTGGCGCACCAGGTCCTCCACCTTCTTCGCCTGGTCCGCGTCCCACTGGAGCAGCTCCGCGAGGCGCGGAATGACCTGCTCGGCGCAGTCGGTGCAGAAGGCCGGCGTGACGACGGCGTCGAAGGAGGGACGGCTGTCCACCAGGATGGTGCCGCGCGAGTCCTTGATGACGCCCCGGTCTGCGCGCAGCCGCACCTCCTTGACGAAGTTGGCGACGCTCTTGGCGGAATACTCCTCGCCCCGGGTGATTTGCAGACGGTAGAGCTGGATGGACAACAGGGCCAGGCCCACCGTCATGGCCAGGCCCAGCCACAGGAAGCGCCGGCGCAGTTCGCGCCCCGGCGTCGTGTTGCCCAGCGTCGGCGGCGTCACCGCAGCAACCCCGCGGGACGGTCCTGCGCCGACTCGAAGCGGCGCAGCAACGGAAAGAGCCCCAGCGCCGCGACGCCGGTGAGCGCCACCTGCAGGGGCAACCCGGCCAGGACAGGGCCCGTGGCGCCATCCTTCACCGTCAACCAGGTGAAGAAGGCCGCCAGCAGTCCATGGCCCACGTCCGCGCCCACGGCGAACAGCGCGAAGGGCAAGGCGCCTCGCACGTCCACGAAGGTGGAGACGAGCCGCCCCACCAGGAAGGTGAAGACCGCGAGGAAGGTGAACAGCCCCGTCGGCTGGCCGCTCATCAGGTCCAACAAGTAGCCCACCGCGAAGGCGGAGAAGGCCCCTTCGAGCAGCGTGGCACGCAGCGCGAGGAAGGCCACCAGCACCACGGTGACGTCGATGCGGCCGAGCACCAGGCCCGCCTGCTTGACGACCACCGACTCCAACGTGAGCAGCGCCAGCGCGATACCCACCGTCACCAGGAACTTCATTTCGACGCGCCCTCCGCCGCGCTGCCCTGCGCCATCGCGCTGTACGGGCTGCCCACCACCAGCACCTCCTCCAGCTTGCTGGTGTCCACCGCCGGCACGATGTCCGCCCCCTGGAACATGCCGTGCTCCTTCTTCTCCAGGTTCGTCACCCGGCCTACCACGAGCCCCGGAGGATAGATGCCATCCGTGCCGGACGTAATGATGAGGTCGCCGTTGTCGACGTCCTCGGTGCGCAGCATGTTCTCCAGCTTCAGGGGTCCATTACCCGCCCCCGCGGCGGTACCACGCGCACGAGAACGTTGCACCCTCACCGCCACGCGGCTCTGCGGGTCCGTCACCAGCGCCACGTCCGAGTAGCTGCCCGTCGCCCGGATGACCTGCCCCACGATTCCATCGGGCGTCACCACCGACATGCCCCGGAACACGCCGTCCTTCTCGCCACCGCTGATGCGCACCGACAGGAGCTTGGCCACCGGATTGACGCCCACCACCCGCGCCGGAATCTCCGGCCCGGCGGACGCCTCCGCGTAGCCCAGGAGCTTGCGCAGCCGCTCGTTCTCCGTGCGAGCCTCCCCCAGCGCCTGCACCGAGGCCCTCAACTGGAGGTTCTCCAGGCGCAGCGAGTCGTTCTCCTGACGCACCCCCCGGAGGTCCAGGTAGTGGCGCACGGCCGACACCGCCCCTTCGATGCTCGCCGTGAGCGCCTGCTGGACGGGGGACGTCACCGCGATGACGGCCCGGTCGATGGGGTTGGGGTCTCTGCCCTTGCGGCCGCTCAAGAGGAAGGCGACCAGGGGGTAGAGGAGCAGGGCCCCGACAATCAGGGGGCGCCGATATCGCTTGAGGAGCGACAGCACAGAGGGGAATTCCGGGGTGGAGGGGAGGAACGGAGGGAGGGGGTCCGGCTAAGCTCTCTAAATCGCTTGCATTTTCTGGTGCTGTATCCTAGGCAGTCAAGGCCCTGCGCGGGGGGTGGTCGCAGGTCAACCACCCTCCGGCCAGGCTACCAACAACACCGCGTCGCGAGTCCTTCCGCACGACTTTTCTCGGCGCGTTTGCTCTCGAAGTGACGACAATGGACGGTCTGAACCCCCGGAAGGTCTTTTCCCTGCTGTTCATCATCGGCATCGCGGTGGTGTTCACGCTGCAGTTCGGGCCGGGAAGCACCGGCTTTGGCGCCTCGGGACCGGCCACCACGGCTCCCGGCTCGGTGGCCAGCGTGAACGGCAAGGAGATTCCGCTGCGCGACTTCGCCACCGCCTGGGCCCGGCAGATGAATCAGCTGCGCGCCCAGGGCAGCCCCATCCCTGAGTCGGTGGCACGCCAGTTCGGCATGCACAACCAGGTGCTGGACAGGCTGGTGAACACGGAGCTCCTGGCCCAGGCGGCCGAGTCCCGTGGCATCACCCCCTCCGATGAGGAGCTGCGCAAGCTCATCCACCAGAACACGGACTTCCACGCCAAGGAGGGCGGGTTCGACTTCGCGCGCTATCAGCAGGTGCTGCGCGACTTCTACCGGAAGACGCCGCAGGAGTTCGAGGCCGAGCTGCGCCGCCAGCTCGCCGCCCAGAAGATGATCGAGGTCGTCCGCTCCAACGCGGTCGTCTCCGAGGACGAGGTCCGGGCCCGCTACGAGAAGGACGGCAACCAGGCCAAGGTCGTCTTCGCGCGTTTCCTCCCCACCATGTACGCGGACAAGGTCGCGGCGCCCACCGCCGCCCAGCTCGCGGAGTGGAAGAAGACGCACGAGAAGGAGATCAAGGATTACTTCGAGGCCAACAAGTTCGTGTACCAGCAGCCCGAGCGCATCCGCGCCCGTCAGGTGCTGGTGAAGCTGTCTCCGGAGGCCACCGCCGAGCAGAAGGCGGAGGCGATGAAGAAGGCGGAGGCGCTCAAGAAGGAGATCGACGGCGGCAAGGACTTCGCCGCGGTGGCCCGCGAGAGCAGCGAGGACCCGGGCAGCAAGGCGCGCGGTGGCGACCTGGGCTGGGTGGAGCGCGGCAGCTGGGAGCCGGCGCTGGCGAACGCGGCGTTCTCCCTCAAGGCCGGCGAGGTCACCGCTCCGGTGGAGACCAAGTTCGGCGTGCACCTGGTGAAGGTGGAGGAGAAGCAGGCGGCCCAGGACAAGAAGCTCGAGGACGTCCAGGACGAGATCGCCACCACCCTCTTCAAGCAGGAGCGCGCGAAGGACCAGGCGAAGGCGGAGGCCCAGAAGGCCCTGGCCGAGGTGCAGGCGGGCAAGGCGCTCAAGGACCTCTTCCCGCCTGAGAAGGAGCAGCCCGCGCTGCTGCGCTTCGAGACGGAGACGCGTCCGGAGGCCGTGCAGACGGACAGCTTCACCGCCGAGGGAGAGGCGGTGCCGCACCTGGGCCCCGCGCCCACGCTGGTGAAGGCGGCCTTCGCGGCCACCGGTCCCCAGGCGCTGGGTGAGGTCTTCCCGGTGGGCGAGGGCTTCGTGGTTGCGCAGGTCGTGGAGCGCCAGAAGCCGGACGCCGCGGGCTTCGAGCAGAAGAAGGACTCGCTGCGCACCCAGGCCGAGCAGGCCAAGCAGATCGAGGTGACGGACTCCTTCCTCAAGGCCCTGAAGAAGAACGGCAACGTGGTGACGAACACCGAGGCCATCGACTCGGTGGTGGGCGCGGGCTAGTCCGCTCCCCATCGCGGTTCCCCGAGGGCCGGGCCGAGGGTACTCCCCTCCCCGGCCCTTGTTCTTTTCTGGAGCGCGGCGCGCCCGGGGTCAGCGCGTGGGAATGTCGGAGCCGCCGCCGTTCGTGTCCGGGCCCGTCGGCTCCGCGACGCAGATGCCATCGCGGCCGCGGGCCTTGGCCGCGTACATGGCGAAGTCCGCCGAGCGGATGAGGTCCACCGCGGAGGTGGCGTGGTCCGGGAAGGTGGCCACGCCCACGCTGGCGGTGACGCGGACATCCAGCCCGTGGTCGGTGAGGAAGGCGCGGCCTCGGAACGCGTCGCAGACACGCTGGGCGATGGCGGTCGCTCCGTCCTGGTCGGTCTCCACCAGGAGGATGGCGAACTCGTCGCCCCCGTAGCGGAAGACGGCGTCCAGGCCGTTGCGGCCCAGGGACATGAGCAGGTCGCCCACTTCCTTGAGCGTGGCGCTGCCCATCAAGTGCCCGTGCCGGTCATTGACGCTCTTGAAGTGGTCCAGGTCCAGGAACACGAGCGACAGCGGATGGCGGAAGCGCGCCGAGCGCTTCACTTCCGTGTCCAGCAGCGCGCGCAGGTGCCGGGCGTTGTAGCAGCCGGTGTGCTCGTCGGTAATCGTGAGCTCCTGCACCCGGCGGAAGTTGCGCGCGTTCTCGATGGCGATGGCCGCGTAGTCGGCGATGGCCGTCAGCGTGGTGAGGTCGTCGTTGGAGAAGGGCGGGTCCGTGGGGCCGTTGACCAGCTCGATGACTCCCAGCACATGGCCCCTCGACAACAGCGGCACCGCGAGGATGGAGCGGGTGTGGAAGGCGGACGCCTCATCGAAGCGGGGCGAGAAGCTGGGGTCTCCGCCCACGTCGTGGACGAGCCTCGCCACGCCCGAGGAGAAGACGGCACCGGCGATGCCTTCTCCGGGGTTGAGCTGGAGGCCCTTGAGGACACCGGCGCCCTCGCCCACCGCGATTTCGAAGGAGAGCTTTCCAGTGCGCTCATCCAGGAGGATGAGCGACCAGTTGCGAGGCAGCAGCAGGCTGCTGACCTTCTGCATCACGAGCGCGAGCACCTCGCGCAGCTCCAGCGTGGACGTCAACGCCTTCGCCATCTCGTTGTAGGCGGCCAGTTGCTCCACTGTCCGCTTCATGGCCGACAGGAGGTCCGCGGGATTCATCCGTAGAGTCCACTCCGAGGCGCAAGTCTGCTAAGGACGTCTGGAGCCGTAACATGCACACGCACGCTGATCAAACGTTGCTCGTCCTGGCCTCGGGTTCTCCCCGCCGCCGCGACTTCTTGTCGCAACTGGGACTCACTTTTACCGTCTCCGCGGCGGACATTGACGAAACGCCCCACCCAGGCGAGGAGGCCAGGGCCTACGTGCTGCGGCTGGCCCGCGAGAAGGCGCGTGTGGTGGCCGCCCGCTCACCGGGCACCTGGGTGCTGGCCGCGGACACCACCGTGGCCTTGGGCATGGAGCTGCTCGGAAAGCCCCAGAGCCCGGACGAGGCCCGGCAGATGCTGAGCCGGCTGTCAGGAAAGACACACGACGTGTTCACCGGCGTCGCGCTCGCGGGCCGTCACGAGGAGGCGCTGGCGGTGCACACCCGCGTCACCTTCCGCGCGCTGAGCGCCGCGGAGATCGCCTGGTACGTGAGCACCGGTGAGCCCGTGGACCGTGCGGGTGCCTACGCCATCCAGGGCAAGGGCGGCTTCCTGGTCGCCTCGGTGGACGGAAGCCCCACCAACGTCGTGGGCCTGCCGCTGGGGGAGACACTCGCGCTGATGGAGCGCGCGGGCGTGCCCCTGGCCTGGAAGCGCTGAGCATGGGTTCACGAATCGTGGAGCGGTTGGCGTCGGTGCAAGCGCGGGTGGCCCAGGCGTGTGCACGTGCGGGGCGGCCCGTGGAGTCAGTGACGCTGGTGGCGGTGTCCAAGCTGAAGCCGGCGGCCCTCATCCGCGAGGCGTATGCCGCGGGTCAGCGTGACTTCGGGGAGAACTACGCCCAGGAGCTGCGGGACAAGGCCGCGGAGCTGGCCGACCTGGAAGGTCTTCGCTGGCACGCCATCGGTCCACTCCAGACGAACAAGGTGAAGTACGTGGCCAAGGTCGCCCACGCCTTCCACGCGCTGGA from Myxococcus stipitatus carries:
- a CDS encoding Maf family protein gives rise to the protein MHTHADQTLLVLASGSPRRRDFLSQLGLTFTVSAADIDETPHPGEEARAYVLRLAREKARVVAARSPGTWVLAADTTVALGMELLGKPQSPDEARQMLSRLSGKTHDVFTGVALAGRHEEALAVHTRVTFRALSAAEIAWYVSTGEPVDRAGAYAIQGKGGFLVASVDGSPTNVVGLPLGETLALMERAGVPLAWKR
- a CDS encoding sensor domain-containing diguanylate cyclase; translated protein: MNPADLLSAMKRTVEQLAAYNEMAKALTSTLELREVLALVMQKVSSLLLPRNWSLILLDERTGKLSFEIAVGEGAGVLKGLQLNPGEGIAGAVFSSGVARLVHDVGGDPSFSPRFDEASAFHTRSILAVPLLSRGHVLGVIELVNGPTDPPFSNDDLTTLTAIADYAAIAIENARNFRRVQELTITDEHTGCYNARHLRALLDTEVKRSARFRHPLSLVFLDLDHFKSVNDRHGHLMGSATLKEVGDLLMSLGRNGLDAVFRYGGDEFAILLVETDQDGATAIAQRVCDAFRGRAFLTDHGLDVRVTASVGVATFPDHATSAVDLIRSADFAMYAAKARGRDGICVAEPTGPDTNGGGSDIPTR
- the mrdA gene encoding penicillin-binding protein 2: MTPPTLGNTTPGRELRRRFLWLGLAMTVGLALLSIQLYRLQITRGEEYSAKSVANFVKEVRLRADRGVIKDSRGTILVDSRPSFDAVVTPAFCTDCAEQVIPRLAELLQWDADQAKKVEDLVRQGRRNAPFQPVPVRVDLTRDEYDRLAARRDILDGVEVAPVPHRHYRTNTVLSHVLGYMNEITQEELDRLNADGSRYALGDYIGRRGLERYFEQRLRGSDGVRKEVVNARGQKIEELNVKLGDNAVVQPKAGSNLVLSIDMRLQEEAERAFPGVTGAVVAVDVNTGFIRALVSRPGFDPNLLTGRVTPAQMAQLSRDPLEPMINRVAAEHYSPGSTFKVVTALAAFKSGAFRPETMVNCPGGYRLGARTWRCHLDRGHGLVDGLAAMKSSCDTWFYKVADTIGLDPIGEMGKSLGLGSPTGINVVAEVPGIMPTTAYHDKASPGGYTKGMALNSSIGQGDNNVTPLQLALVYAAIANGGTLYKPQLVQRLENLDGQVVEEFKPEVVRKVELPAAHLKAVIEGLVKVAHEPGGTAYRSRLKVMRDLDIKIAAKTGTAQVARLGAVRLKTYQMSFFERDHAWFAGFAPADKPELAVVVLNEHGGHGGADAAPTAMAVIQKYMDLKKLDATAPPPRPNQPYTPTLTRAPSPDEATLTRGVRPPKLPQRDEESEDTHATQD
- a CDS encoding peptidylprolyl isomerase; the encoded protein is MDGLNPRKVFSLLFIIGIAVVFTLQFGPGSTGFGASGPATTAPGSVASVNGKEIPLRDFATAWARQMNQLRAQGSPIPESVARQFGMHNQVLDRLVNTELLAQAAESRGITPSDEELRKLIHQNTDFHAKEGGFDFARYQQVLRDFYRKTPQEFEAELRRQLAAQKMIEVVRSNAVVSEDEVRARYEKDGNQAKVVFARFLPTMYADKVAAPTAAQLAEWKKTHEKEIKDYFEANKFVYQQPERIRARQVLVKLSPEATAEQKAEAMKKAEALKKEIDGGKDFAAVARESSEDPGSKARGGDLGWVERGSWEPALANAAFSLKAGEVTAPVETKFGVHLVKVEEKQAAQDKKLEDVQDEIATTLFKQERAKDQAKAEAQKALAEVQAGKALKDLFPPEKEQPALLRFETETRPEAVQTDSFTAEGEAVPHLGPAPTLVKAAFAATGPQALGEVFPVGEGFVVAQVVERQKPDAAGFEQKKDSLRTQAEQAKQIEVTDSFLKALKKNGNVVTNTEAIDSVVGAG
- the mreC gene encoding rod shape-determining protein MreC, whose translation is MLSLLKRYRRPLIVGALLLYPLVAFLLSGRKGRDPNPIDRAVIAVTSPVQQALTASIEGAVSAVRHYLDLRGVRQENDSLRLENLQLRASVQALGEARTENERLRKLLGYAEASAGPEIPARVVGVNPVAKLLSVRISGGEKDGVFRGMSVVTPDGIVGQVIRATGSYSDVALVTDPQSRVAVRVQRSRARGTAAGAGNGPLKLENMLRTEDVDNGDLIITSGTDGIYPPGLVVGRVTNLEKKEHGMFQGADIVPAVDTSKLEEVLVVGSPYSAMAQGSAAEGASK